One Paracoccus liaowanqingii DNA window includes the following coding sequences:
- a CDS encoding ferritin family protein yields the protein MFPMDSTPRYPARTDTLAPLCAPALLTAIAGVEGQIRAALQSSAQARSFRFRSPPRDRAPAEVVHVDMRSDPGAAHPRQGRR from the coding sequence ATGTTTCCTATGGACAGCACGCCTCGATACCCCGCCCGCACCGACACGCTCGCCCCCCTCTGCGCACCCGCCCTGCTGACGGCCATCGCGGGCGTCGAGGGCCAGATCCGCGCCGCGCTGCAGTCTTCCGCTCAGGCGCGCAGCTTCCGCTTCCGCAGCCCGCCGAGGGACAGGGCGCCCGCAGAGGTCGTCCATGTCGACATGCGGTCCGATCCGGGCGCCGCGCACCCGCGACAGGGCCGGAGGTGA